In Wenzhouxiangella sp. XN24, the DNA window CAGATATGTGACACTGGCAGAGTTAACCCAAATCCTTCAGACAAACGAGGCACTGGAGGCGCCAGAATTCCAGTTCCAAGCTGCTTCAGACGGGATCAGCGGGACAGAGCCCATTGCGGATGATCCGCTATTCGCTAACGCATCGGGAGTTATGTCTGATCCGGGAGACTTTCGGCTTGCTCCAAGCTCGCCAGTTATTGCGGTAGGACGTGGAGGCGTTGATATGGGGCAAATATTGATCTGGTTGGGCGAGGTGCGTGCTAAACGTGGAGGGAGTACTATAAGCCTCTGCGCGATCTGAAGTTTTAGAGACTTCAGTTAACTGAAGCGAGATAAGACTATACTTAGAGCTTCCATTAGATTTACAAATCATAAATGAACGCAAAAAGAATACTATTCATCAATCCGGGACCTGTCTTTCGCGTCAAAGACTCGGAATTCGTGAAACATTTCATACATCTTTCCGAGTATTTTTGTGGCGATATTTATACGACAACATCGTCATCTGAAGATTTTCGAGTGGGGAACTTCCGCTTCTTATCAATTTCGAATAACGGAAAGCCTGTTCCGTTTCTGAAGTTCCGTAAGTTTTGTCTTGATAACGTTAAACGAGATGCCGGTAACCCATTCGATTTGATATCGACATATGACCCCCTTAAAACAGGATTAATTGGGGCGGAAATCGCGAAGACTATTGGAACGAGGCTGGCAATTGAAGTGAATGGTGTGTATACCGCTCCAGGCGAGTGGTTGGATGATCGTTATTATCCGATGAATCAAATTAAGAAAAGGGTTTATCCGCTCCTAATGCGTTACACCTTGGGTAGAGCGGATGGGGTCAGGCTTCTTTATAAGGAACAGATCGATCCTTTTAAATCGATCTTGGCGGATAAAATGATTGTCGATTTCAGAAGGTATGTAGATAGCCGTGTTTTTGTGCCGATCAGTGAGAAGAGGGAAGTGCTTTTCGCTGGCTTCCCTTTCAAGCGTAAAGGGGTGGATGTCCTTATCGCTGCGTTTAAAAAAGTGTCACCCAAGTACCCCGACTGGACTTTGAAAATCTTGGGTTGGTTTAAGGATGGAGACGCTCTTAAAAAGGCAATAGATAACCACCCACGCATTTATCACCATCCTCCTGTCCACGCTAACGAAATGCCGCAGCATATAGGGAACTGTGGCATCTTCGTCCTGCCCTCTCGTTCGGAAGCTATGGGAAGGGTTCTCTTGGAGGCTATGGCAGCGGGAAAGCCCCGAATTGGTTCCCGGGTAGATGGAATACCGACGGTTATTGATGATCGAGTTGATGGGCTGCTTTGCGAACCCGGCAATGTTGATGATCTAAAAGAGAAACTGGATCTCCTTATGGGTGATGAGACTCTACGTAAAGAACTTGGAGCTGCTGGCCGACAAAGGGCTCTAACTGAATTTACACACGAAAAGTATATGAAGAATGTTAGGGAGTTCTATACCTCCGTGTTGGTTCGCGCGTAAGCATGATGGGTGAGCAACACAGATGAAGAAAATCTGGCCCTTAGACAGCGAAGAATTCGGAAGGCACCTGATAGATTTAATTAGGCCTTCTTGTCTCCCTAGGAATCGCGTCCGAGATTGATCCTGTAATGAAGCATCGTCGGTCCGCTTTGACTAGGTCTGCAGCTCTGACCAGCTCTCGCGGTAAGGTGTATTTCTTTCTGTTGTTATTTTATTTGGCGTTGGAATATACCAAGTTCCAGGATGTTCTTGGTCTTGAGGCGTTGAGGCTCGGGTTGTTCAGTGTTTTACTATTGCTCGTCTCAACTTTTTTCAATGTAAATATAACAAAGATAAATAATAATCAAATTCTTCTGATCGGTTTATTCTGCTTATACTTAGTCGTATTTGTGCCGTTCGCGCGAAATAATTATTTCGCGTTTCATACGGCTAAGGGGATGCTCATCTATTTACCGGTCATTTATAGTATCGTCCATCTTATCAATGATGAAAAATCTTTAAATAGACTCATTTTATTCTTCGTGCTTGTAAGCGTCTATCTGTCAGTTTACGTCTTGACTAATCGTGGTTATGGGCCCGCCGGCACCGTAAGGGATGCTAAC includes these proteins:
- a CDS encoding glycosyltransferase family 4 protein gives rise to the protein MNAKRILFINPGPVFRVKDSEFVKHFIHLSEYFCGDIYTTTSSSEDFRVGNFRFLSISNNGKPVPFLKFRKFCLDNVKRDAGNPFDLISTYDPLKTGLIGAEIAKTIGTRLAIEVNGVYTAPGEWLDDRYYPMNQIKKRVYPLLMRYTLGRADGVRLLYKEQIDPFKSILADKMIVDFRRYVDSRVFVPISEKREVLFAGFPFKRKGVDVLIAAFKKVSPKYPDWTLKILGWFKDGDALKKAIDNHPRIYHHPPVHANEMPQHIGNCGIFVLPSRSEAMGRVLLEAMAAGKPRIGSRVDGIPTVIDDRVDGLLCEPGNVDDLKEKLDLLMGDETLRKELGAAGRQRALTEFTHEKYMKNVREFYTSVLVRA